From one Thermoproteota archaeon genomic stretch:
- a CDS encoding radical SAM protein, translated as MRLSELLRVKIAVREELASKLDRKERKEALDDRHAHREPRPCGLTVHPGRGCTYACIYCYVEDMGMPRRPEPSRLSGLQLAYAIASNPYTLLGKGGTFLAFGSVTEPFLPAIKGRTLEYLEAVSRYLRNPTQFSTKAYLSEEDAERILSLDPSVSALVTISALRWAERLEPKAPSPELRFRTLSNLLQRGIHASLFLRPLIPGVSEEDGPLILKRAASLGVRGVVLGALRVTRRILRELEAVGLRDLASKMVREPRKPTDQVPLNTGDLKRMLSSRARALGLKVFPSACSANVDAHDLGCHMCDMGPCNGHLPDYDPEEIEQALRGLGIEARIIPEDRKILALVKGGSKRMRRVKHLVSTATKRMVTVRSVR; from the coding sequence GTGAGGCTATCTGAGCTGCTGAGGGTTAAAATAGCAGTAAGGGAGGAGTTAGCCTCTAAACTAGATAGAAAGGAGAGAAAGGAGGCTCTGGATGATAGACACGCCCACAGAGAGCCCAGACCCTGTGGGCTGACCGTTCATCCGGGTAGGGGATGCACTTACGCTTGCATCTATTGCTACGTGGAGGACATGGGTATGCCCCGGAGGCCGGAGCCGTCCCGCCTGTCAGGCTTGCAACTGGCCTATGCAATCGCTTCAAATCCATACACACTCCTCGGGAAGGGAGGGACATTTTTAGCGTTCGGTTCGGTCACTGAGCCATTTCTGCCAGCTATTAAGGGGAGGACCCTCGAGTACTTGGAGGCCGTATCCCGCTACTTGAGAAACCCGACCCAATTCTCGACTAAGGCCTACCTCAGCGAGGAGGATGCTGAGAGGATCCTGTCCCTCGATCCCTCAGTTAGCGCCTTGGTCACCATCTCGGCACTTAGGTGGGCGGAGAGGCTAGAACCGAAGGCCCCCTCTCCAGAACTTAGGTTCAGGACCCTCAGTAACCTGCTACAGCGAGGAATACATGCATCGCTCTTCCTACGACCTCTGATCCCGGGAGTGAGTGAGGAGGATGGTCCTCTGATACTGAAGAGGGCCGCCAGCTTGGGTGTGAGGGGAGTAGTGTTAGGAGCACTCAGGGTGACCCGTCGCATCCTTAGAGAGCTCGAAGCAGTGGGTCTGAGGGACCTAGCTAGCAAGATGGTCAGGGAACCGAGAAAACCCACTGATCAGGTGCCGCTGAACACAGGGGATCTAAAGAGAATGCTCTCATCGAGGGCAAGGGCCTTGGGCCTCAAGGTATTCCCCTCAGCCTGTTCTGCCAACGTGGATGCCCATGATCTCGGGTGTCACATGTGCGACATGGGTCCCTGCAACGGCCACCTGCCCGATTACGATCCTGAGGAGATAGAGCAGGCCCTAAGAGGTCTAGGAATAGAGGCTAGAATAATCCCAGAGGACAGGAAGATCCTCGCACTGGTGAAAGGGGGGTCGAAGAGAATGAGAAGGGTGAAGCACTTGGTCTCCACCGCTACCAAGAGGATGGTTACCGTTAGGTCGGTGAGGTAG
- a CDS encoding nicotinamidase yields MRVATVRNPALIVVDVQRDFMPGGALPVPRGDEVVPPLNALISHFAKKGFTVVYTRDWHPPDHISFKQRGGPWPPHCMQGSQGAEFHPDLVVPDEAVIVSKATDRDKDAYSGFEGTDLKEILKERRVRRLFIGGVATEYCVRATVLDALKLGFEVFVVEDAIRGIDPSGEEEAKNEMVREGAVLVRLDEILLR; encoded by the coding sequence ATGAGAGTAGCGACGGTCCGGAATCCAGCGCTCATAGTGGTGGATGTTCAGAGGGATTTTATGCCTGGGGGCGCCCTTCCAGTCCCTAGAGGAGACGAGGTCGTGCCACCCCTTAACGCCCTGATTTCCCACTTCGCCAAGAAAGGCTTCACCGTGGTCTACACTAGAGACTGGCACCCTCCTGACCACATATCCTTTAAGCAGAGGGGGGGTCCCTGGCCTCCTCACTGCATGCAGGGAAGCCAAGGTGCAGAGTTTCATCCAGATTTGGTTGTCCCTGATGAAGCCGTGATAGTCTCTAAGGCGACGGATAGAGATAAGGACGCTTACTCTGGATTCGAGGGGACCGATCTTAAGGAGATCCTCAAAGAGAGAAGGGTGAGGAGGCTCTTCATAGGAGGTGTCGCGACCGAGTACTGCGTTAGGGCCACCGTACTAGATGCGCTGAAGTTGGGGTTCGAGGTCTTCGTCGTGGAGGATGCGATAAGGGGCATAGACCCGAGTGGCGAGGAGGAGGCCAAGAACGAGATGGTGAGAGAGGGAGCTGTCCTAGTCAGGCTGGATGAGATACTCCTGAGGTGA
- a CDS encoding ArsA family ATPase produces the protein MPEFLSQKPKLKFLFTGGKGGVGKTISAAGLAYRFAKDGKRTLLVSLNPVHSLSSLFGQDLRGGVIKPVEGAQNLHALEVEIDDVVEKYKQNIAKRLSEFLKWADIPMDPKPFIDIATTNPAFQESAMFDKMMDVVLQQGEEYDVVVFDTAAVANAARLIGLSKIYGLWLERMIESRKEALSLRVKLSFRKEKVMEEIKKDPLMADLLSMQDRFNRVKDILLNEDLTAFFFVTLPLSLPIAVVKRFIKMVKGFDIPVGGVIVNQVIPKAIAEATTNEYVRNKYKEQLGYMAEIERDLGPLVRSYIPVYPSEVVGVDMVAKVSQDMFSWIPDFLDELEV, from the coding sequence ATGCCAGAGTTCCTCTCTCAGAAGCCCAAGCTCAAGTTCCTCTTCACCGGAGGTAAGGGAGGAGTCGGAAAGACAATATCTGCTGCTGGTTTGGCTTACAGGTTTGCTAAAGATGGGAAGAGAACTCTCCTTGTGTCTCTCAATCCCGTACACTCGCTATCAAGTCTCTTCGGGCAAGACCTTAGAGGGGGAGTCATAAAGCCTGTGGAGGGGGCTCAGAACCTCCACGCCCTAGAGGTGGAGATAGACGACGTGGTAGAGAAATACAAACAGAACATAGCGAAGAGGCTTTCGGAGTTTCTGAAATGGGCGGACATACCCATGGATCCCAAGCCCTTCATCGACATAGCCACCACGAACCCGGCGTTCCAAGAGTCGGCCATGTTCGACAAGATGATGGATGTGGTTCTCCAGCAGGGTGAGGAGTATGATGTAGTGGTCTTCGATACCGCTGCAGTCGCGAACGCGGCTAGGCTGATAGGTTTGAGCAAGATCTACGGGCTCTGGCTTGAGAGGATGATCGAGAGCAGGAAAGAAGCCCTATCACTCAGGGTGAAGCTTTCCTTCCGCAAGGAGAAGGTGATGGAGGAGATAAAGAAGGACCCCCTCATGGCCGACCTCCTATCGATGCAGGACAGGTTCAACAGGGTCAAGGACATCTTGCTGAATGAGGACCTCACTGCGTTCTTCTTCGTCACACTGCCCCTGTCCCTGCCAATAGCTGTGGTAAAGAGATTCATTAAGATGGTGAAGGGCTTCGACATACCCGTTGGCGGTGTCATCGTGAATCAGGTTATCCCGAAGGCCATAGCTGAGGCGACGACAAACGAATACGTAAGGAACAAGTACAAGGAGCAGCTCGGTTACATGGCCGAGATAGAGAGGGACCTTGGGCCCCTAGTGAGGTCTTACATCCCAGTCTATCCAAGCGAGGTAGTTGGTGTGGACATGGTAGCCAAGGTCTCTCAAGACATGTTCTCTTGGATTCCCGACTTCCTAGATGAGCTGGAGGTCTGA
- a CDS encoding ribosomal protein L13e, translating into MRSLSPLVLTSTRREKRKRLGRGFSLGELREAGISITEARRKGIPVDRRRKTVHPWNVEALKKLVPR; encoded by the coding sequence ATGAGATCGCTGAGCCCCTTGGTCCTGACCTCCACTAGAAGGGAAAAGAGGAAAAGGTTGGGCAGAGGATTCAGTCTAGGAGAGCTAAGGGAGGCTGGGATATCCATAACAGAAGCGAGAAGAAAGGGAATACCGGTGGATAGGAGGAGGAAGACTGTCCATCCATGGAATGTGGAGGCATTGAAGAAGCTAGTCCCGAGATGA
- a CDS encoding helix-turn-helix domain-containing protein yields MKVEEDSLVSRLKDVLHLTEYEARTYLALIMHGSMTVGELSKLSGVPRAKCYETLRNLVRKGMVVMVSSKPAKYAPLPAEEGIANRMDQLRKELERRLIEAEQLLEEIREVSGQESVREVQMMIIESHEAILSNSVKDAVNAEREVLVALSNKPARIDWSKYVRDLVSCMRKGVKFRFLVPSLSVFSSEFREVLKGDMVEPPSWSVEVKETRAVRIPFLVIDRDITYLYISDPGTNTLRAAVRIRDSRMADQMRELFNRYWEMSR; encoded by the coding sequence GTGAAGGTAGAAGAGGATTCCCTGGTTTCAAGACTCAAAGATGTACTCCATCTGACGGAGTACGAAGCCAGAACATACCTAGCCCTGATCATGCACGGAAGCATGACTGTAGGAGAGCTAAGCAAGCTGAGCGGTGTTCCCAGAGCAAAATGCTACGAGACCTTGAGGAATCTCGTACGCAAGGGGATGGTGGTAATGGTCAGCAGTAAGCCAGCCAAGTACGCGCCTCTACCGGCAGAGGAAGGGATAGCTAACAGAATGGATCAGCTGAGGAAGGAGCTCGAAAGGAGGTTGATAGAGGCCGAGCAGCTCCTAGAAGAGATAAGAGAGGTAAGCGGCCAAGAATCCGTACGGGAGGTTCAGATGATGATCATCGAGAGCCACGAGGCCATACTCTCCAACTCTGTCAAGGATGCTGTGAACGCGGAGAGGGAGGTACTAGTAGCGCTCTCCAATAAACCTGCTAGGATAGACTGGAGTAAATACGTTAGGGATCTAGTTAGCTGCATGAGGAAGGGGGTGAAGTTCAGGTTCTTAGTGCCTTCCTTAAGTGTGTTCAGCAGTGAATTCAGGGAGGTACTGAAGGGGGACATGGTGGAACCTCCTTCATGGAGCGTTGAGGTTAAGGAAACAAGAGCTGTGAGGATACCTTTCCTAGTCATAGACAGAGACATAACCTATCTATACATATCAGATCCCGGGACGAACACTCTCAGGGCCGCTGTCAGGATAAGGGACAGCAGGATGGCGGATCAGATGAGGGAACTCTTCAACAGGTATTGGGAGATGAGTCGCTAG
- a CDS encoding TIGR04076 family protein → MLYDVRIEVEEVRGHCAAGYREGNSFTLRGFYIEGAGGVRICLHALTAMVTLLSPFSHGVPADQLGIGEGDIGHVQCPDPGPPLTCGGTVVFKLVRLKREGKS, encoded by the coding sequence TTGCTTTACGATGTGAGGATAGAGGTGGAGGAGGTCCGAGGACATTGCGCTGCTGGATACCGCGAGGGCAATTCCTTCACCCTGAGAGGCTTCTACATAGAGGGAGCAGGAGGTGTGAGGATCTGTCTCCACGCCTTGACTGCTATGGTGACCCTCCTGTCCCCTTTCTCCCACGGGGTGCCTGCAGATCAACTGGGGATAGGTGAGGGAGACATCGGTCACGTGCAGTGCCCCGATCCCGGACCTCCACTCACATGCGGCGGGACGGTCGTCTTCAAGCTCGTCAGGCTGAAGCGGGAGGGCAAGAGCTAG
- a CDS encoding HEPN domain-containing protein, producing the protein MVFYEKFARKYFEEAEKDLKRALRSIEFEDYSESVFHLQQCVEKAVKAMIEAKKKYVYNHGPMLGTAFSEAFSDEWRDEFDRVLDIIGWFTEYYTRSRYPFLLRGEVVSPDEFIDREVAEEALKRAREVLDVARRYLAKKGII; encoded by the coding sequence TTGGTATTCTACGAGAAGTTCGCCAGAAAGTACTTCGAAGAAGCGGAGAAAGACCTTAAAAGAGCCTTAAGATCAATTGAGTTCGAAGACTACTCAGAGTCGGTTTTCCACCTGCAACAGTGCGTTGAGAAGGCTGTGAAGGCTATGATAGAGGCCAAAAAGAAATACGTGTACAATCACGGGCCAATGCTGGGGACCGCATTCTCGGAAGCGTTCTCGGATGAGTGGAGGGATGAGTTCGATAGGGTTCTGGATATAATAGGGTGGTTCACTGAGTACTACACTAGGAGCAGGTATCCGTTCCTCTTAAGAGGTGAGGTTGTGTCGCCCGACGAGTTCATCGATAGGGAGGTAGCTGAAGAGGCTCTTAAGAGAGCTAGGGAGGTATTGGATGTTGCGAGGAGGTATCTCGCGAAGAAGGGAATTATATAA
- a CDS encoding ArsA family ATPase — protein MVGLAEFFERKPNIEVVVFAGKGGLGKTTSSAALSYHMAVNEGKKVLCFSTDPQASLSDIFERDLFGKGVVEVAPNLYVVEIDADRKIAEYQQEIKQRILDMYGLEELPKEIEEYIDSTSAEPAMYESATYDAMADLVASGEYDLYVFDMPPFGHGVRMVAMAEILSAWVDKITEARKEAAEYEAVAATLKGGMQTEDMVLKELEEIRKKMTTFTELMTNSEKTAFFMVMVPEKMAILDTERALEMFRELNIEMSGVVVNQIYPRDLLDKPDLPELLRKKIEMQENHLMEIRDKFGDLVAALIPMYDREPKGLGMIAKVAEDLMHSRRDLLWW, from the coding sequence ATGGTGGGTTTAGCTGAATTCTTCGAGAGGAAGCCGAATATAGAGGTGGTGGTGTTCGCTGGGAAGGGCGGTTTGGGAAAGACCACCAGCAGCGCTGCCCTTAGCTACCATATGGCCGTGAATGAGGGAAAGAAGGTCCTCTGCTTCAGCACAGACCCCCAAGCTTCCCTCAGCGACATCTTTGAGAGAGACCTCTTCGGTAAGGGAGTAGTGGAGGTGGCGCCCAACCTTTACGTGGTTGAGATAGATGCTGACAGGAAGATAGCAGAGTATCAGCAGGAGATCAAGCAAAGGATACTGGACATGTATGGACTGGAGGAGCTTCCTAAGGAGATCGAGGAGTATATAGACAGCACCTCCGCCGAGCCTGCGATGTACGAATCCGCAACTTACGATGCGATGGCAGATCTGGTGGCGTCAGGCGAGTACGACCTCTATGTCTTCGACATGCCCCCATTCGGTCACGGGGTCAGGATGGTGGCGATGGCGGAGATCCTCAGCGCTTGGGTGGACAAGATAACTGAGGCCAGAAAGGAGGCCGCCGAGTACGAGGCAGTAGCAGCGACCCTAAAAGGGGGGATGCAGACCGAGGACATGGTTCTGAAGGAGTTGGAGGAGATAAGAAAGAAGATGACCACCTTCACCGAACTGATGACAAACTCTGAGAAGACGGCCTTCTTTATGGTGATGGTACCGGAGAAGATGGCCATACTGGACACGGAGCGCGCGCTGGAGATGTTCAGGGAGCTGAACATAGAGATGTCCGGTGTGGTGGTCAACCAGATATACCCGAGGGACCTGCTGGACAAGCCCGACCTTCCCGAACTCCTGAGGAAGAAGATAGAGATGCAGGAGAATCATCTTATGGAAATAAGGGATAAATTCGGGGACTTAGTAGCGGCACTCATTCCTATGTACGATAGGGAGCCAAAGGGGTTAGGGATGATTGCGAAGGTCGCTGAGGACCTAATGCACTCGAGGAGGGATCTACTATGGTGGTGA
- a CDS encoding 4-hydroxybenzoate octaprenyltransferase, with the protein MRGGPSLGFRAYVRMLRIHHTLFSLPFAYVGALMFGLSDWLDALMIGVALFSARSVALLSNDLFDRDLDALNPRTASRPLVTGEARALTVVLLIVLFSSIFALSALYFNWLAFLLAFPIILAEVTYPFAKRIHCFPHFHLGAVLGAVPLAGAIAMSNSVSNLPWGYSIALAMWVAGFDMVYAVQDVDIDRRLGIKSVPACFGEKVALNLSLLLHVGTVLVLLLSAINGVFSAISIGLTAGLLGYQHYLARRGEYAKAFNVNLVVSLLLGFGLMLDLLPH; encoded by the coding sequence ATGAGAGGTGGTCCGAGCTTGGGATTTAGGGCCTACGTGAGGATGCTAAGGATTCACCACACGCTCTTCAGCCTACCCTTCGCTTACGTCGGAGCGCTGATGTTCGGACTGAGCGACTGGCTGGACGCTTTGATGATAGGTGTCGCCCTCTTCTCAGCTAGATCCGTCGCTTTACTGTCTAACGATCTCTTCGACAGAGATTTGGATGCCCTGAACCCTAGGACGGCCAGCAGGCCCCTCGTAACCGGGGAGGCGAGGGCTCTGACCGTGGTCCTACTTATAGTGCTGTTCTCCTCCATATTCGCCCTTAGCGCACTCTACTTCAACTGGCTAGCCTTCCTACTAGCTTTTCCCATAATACTCGCGGAGGTAACCTACCCTTTCGCTAAAAGGATCCACTGCTTCCCTCATTTCCACCTAGGCGCCGTACTCGGAGCGGTTCCGCTTGCGGGAGCGATAGCCATGTCGAACAGTGTGTCCAACCTGCCTTGGGGCTACTCTATCGCTTTGGCCATGTGGGTAGCAGGATTCGACATGGTGTACGCGGTGCAGGATGTGGATATAGATCGGAGGCTGGGGATTAAATCGGTTCCGGCGTGCTTCGGGGAGAAAGTAGCCCTCAACCTCTCGCTCCTCTTACATGTGGGTACGGTCTTGGTCCTGCTGTTGAGTGCAATCAATGGCGTGTTCTCTGCGATCTCAATAGGCCTCACGGCCGGGCTGCTTGGTTATCAACACTACCTCGCTAGGAGGGGGGAGTACGCCAAGGCCTTCAATGTCAACTTGGTGGTGAGCCTACTCTTGGGATTCGGGCTCATGCTGGATCTCCTCCCCCACTGA
- a CDS encoding UbiD family decarboxylase gives MEDLRSFLERLEGRGELRKVKAPVSVELEIAEILRRVARGGPALLFENIEGFEGWRLAGNLFSKIERVKLALGVERLEDAGERFTRLARGPPPLTLGEKVRTLREAASFGRYLPKISKALWKDNEWDEPDLNKVPAIRTWPKDAGRFFTFPIVITRDPETGIHHFGVYRMQIMGKDVTGMHWHIHKRGAAYYEKYGEEMPVAVAVGVDPAVAFAAVAPVPEGIDSYLFAGVMAGRSIRVARGESGLLIPSSAELVMEGTVPPSETRIEGPFGDHMGYYTPPAPFPVFRVRRMYTRENPIFHATVVGYPWLEDAVLGKAVERIFLPFVRMLMPEVVDLNLPEYGLFHGIAVVSIRKRYPGHAKQVAMGLLGLGQFSLTKMLVVVDHDVDVHDLNQVMYAVASTVDPQRDVQIVENAVADELDHASVAPRMGGKMIMDATRKLREEIGRDWPEPVAPDPEVARRVDERWSELGI, from the coding sequence TTGGAAGACCTCAGGAGCTTTCTGGAGAGGCTTGAGGGTAGAGGAGAGCTAAGAAAGGTAAAAGCTCCGGTCAGTGTGGAGCTGGAGATAGCGGAGATCCTGAGGAGAGTCGCACGAGGTGGACCGGCACTCCTCTTCGAGAACATCGAGGGTTTCGAGGGTTGGAGACTCGCTGGCAACCTGTTTTCGAAGATAGAGAGGGTGAAGCTTGCTCTGGGAGTGGAGAGGCTGGAGGATGCTGGAGAGAGGTTCACTAGACTAGCTAGGGGACCGCCCCCTCTCACCTTAGGGGAGAAGGTCAGGACCCTGAGGGAAGCCGCTAGCTTCGGCAGATATCTACCTAAGATATCCAAAGCCCTATGGAAGGACAATGAATGGGATGAGCCCGACTTGAATAAGGTGCCAGCAATCAGAACATGGCCGAAAGATGCGGGAAGATTCTTCACCTTCCCCATCGTCATCACTAGAGATCCGGAGACGGGGATACATCACTTCGGGGTTTACAGGATGCAGATAATGGGGAAGGACGTTACGGGGATGCACTGGCACATACACAAGAGGGGGGCAGCCTACTACGAGAAGTACGGTGAGGAGATGCCTGTAGCTGTAGCTGTGGGCGTTGATCCGGCCGTAGCCTTCGCAGCAGTGGCACCCGTGCCTGAAGGGATAGACAGCTACCTCTTCGCTGGAGTCATGGCTGGGAGGTCGATACGGGTAGCTAGGGGAGAGAGTGGGCTCTTAATCCCATCATCAGCCGAGCTAGTAATGGAGGGCACTGTTCCACCTAGCGAAACCCGCATAGAGGGACCATTCGGGGATCACATGGGCTACTACACTCCACCAGCCCCCTTCCCGGTTTTCAGGGTGAGGAGGATGTACACGAGGGAGAACCCGATATTTCACGCCACTGTTGTGGGCTATCCTTGGCTCGAGGACGCCGTTCTAGGGAAGGCGGTGGAGAGGATCTTCCTACCCTTCGTGAGGATGCTCATGCCTGAGGTGGTGGATCTGAACCTACCGGAGTACGGGCTCTTCCACGGCATTGCCGTAGTGTCCATCAGGAAGAGGTATCCCGGCCATGCTAAGCAGGTGGCGATGGGGCTACTCGGCCTAGGGCAGTTCTCCCTGACCAAGATGTTAGTTGTTGTGGACCACGATGTGGATGTGCACGACTTGAATCAGGTGATGTACGCGGTGGCCTCTACTGTGGATCCCCAGAGGGATGTGCAGATCGTGGAGAACGCCGTCGCCGACGAGCTAGACCACGCGAGCGTTGCCCCTAGGATGGGGGGGAAGATGATAATGGATGCGACTAGGAAGCTAAGGGAGGAGATTGGGAGGGACTGGCCCGAGCCCGTCGCCCCAGATCCAGAGGTTGCGAGGAGAGTGGATGAGAGGTGGTCCGAGCTTGGGATTTAG
- a CDS encoding ABC transporter substrate-binding protein, producing the protein MRRLLHLLALVVIVLIAYALIPKQRSPVTAATIQGGISTLDLMEGKAEWLKVMRFDKPLDVAQALSKGEVDVAVITSEMYAKFALSSKGELKIIAAEMLQNQAVVGVSDLKDLEGKRVGATTASGTYAMFQAYTRLASVKGYEVVDMPPPQLVAALDRGDIDAAVVWEPMASKLIAKGYEHVDFVDLAERHVGKQPIMLVWVATEDFLRKTDDVKAFLELREEAARRWDEEAPSILKKLYGLNDDEVSMLMARVRLWTDDLEGAREGIISAWELARQGGYLKVSEDALKELASKAFWGG; encoded by the coding sequence ATGAGAAGGCTCCTCCACCTACTAGCTCTCGTCGTAATCGTCTTGATAGCCTACGCTCTGATACCCAAGCAGCGGAGCCCCGTCACAGCTGCCACCATACAGGGGGGAATCAGCACACTCGACCTGATGGAGGGCAAGGCCGAGTGGCTAAAGGTGATGAGGTTCGATAAACCCTTGGACGTGGCCCAGGCCCTGTCGAAGGGCGAGGTCGATGTGGCAGTCATAACCTCGGAGATGTACGCGAAGTTCGCCCTCTCCTCCAAGGGGGAGCTGAAGATAATCGCCGCTGAAATGCTGCAGAATCAGGCGGTGGTAGGAGTGAGTGACCTGAAGGACTTGGAGGGTAAGAGGGTAGGCGCCACAACGGCCAGCGGGACCTACGCGATGTTTCAGGCGTACACGAGGCTCGCAAGTGTGAAGGGATATGAGGTGGTGGACATGCCCCCACCCCAGTTAGTGGCGGCACTGGATAGAGGTGATATAGATGCGGCGGTGGTCTGGGAGCCCATGGCCTCCAAGCTCATCGCCAAAGGCTATGAGCACGTAGATTTCGTTGACCTCGCTGAGAGGCATGTGGGTAAACAGCCAATAATGCTGGTGTGGGTCGCCACGGAGGACTTCCTGAGGAAGACCGACGATGTGAAGGCCTTCCTCGAGCTGAGGGAGGAGGCGGCTCGACGGTGGGATGAGGAAGCCCCCTCGATCCTCAAGAAACTCTATGGCCTGAATGACGATGAGGTAAGCATGCTGATGGCGAGGGTGAGGCTGTGGACCGATGATCTAGAGGGGGCGAGGGAGGGCATAATCTCCGCTTGGGAACTGGCTCGTCAGGGAGGATACCTGAAGGTAAGCGAGGACGCCCTAAAGGAGCTCGCATCTAAGGCCTTCTGGGGAGGCTGA
- a CDS encoding carbon starvation CstA family protein, whose amino-acid sequence MQVAFLETPSLWIIGALVAYGFAYYVYAKWVDEHIWEVSEKRVTPAHMYLDGVEYFPVSRYVLYGFQFKSIAALGPILGPFIAVAYGWLPALIWIVIGNMFIGWVQDYSTIMLTVRNEGRSMGPLVYNAIGERGRKILLAYLLFYLLIISAVFIYLVSLFWNVFPGSFIATIGIIITGLIVGELLYKYKANIFGVTALAIALTLISVGIGTVVAWPPKDFFGPWSIQVWSIILAIILFVGAIVPLPKFITPMNFVAVFPAIGGVLLIIFGALISPATGIKLIQPAFKGWYVQNVGPIFPILFVSIACGAISGWHSLVSTSTTGKQLDVETDARPVGAGAMLTEGLLATSALAAYMVVSPDLIAKGKISAFVNGATLLTAPFLGGDASKAYLLTFFSIFLVIYAITVQALVTRYWRVFSAELFKGSWEWLGNKYVATVVGLILPIIFALTGSWINLWIYFGGSNQLLAAMALTLVAFYVAKMNKPSWYSAVPAAFMTVVTLSALLWETYTFGLSTFGIKKPLAKPPLTQYPGAAWALNALFFVIGIILFVLGIYMSYALWSAYFKVRKGEVEAKAVSP is encoded by the coding sequence ATGCAGGTAGCGTTCTTGGAGACCCCCTCCCTCTGGATAATCGGGGCCCTAGTTGCTTATGGATTCGCCTACTACGTGTACGCCAAGTGGGTCGACGAGCACATCTGGGAGGTGAGCGAGAAGAGAGTTACACCAGCTCACATGTACTTAGATGGAGTTGAGTACTTTCCAGTAAGTAGATACGTCCTCTATGGATTCCAGTTCAAGAGCATAGCTGCCTTGGGGCCCATCTTGGGACCGTTCATAGCCGTCGCCTACGGATGGCTGCCAGCGCTCATTTGGATAGTGATAGGGAACATGTTCATCGGTTGGGTCCAAGATTACAGCACCATAATGCTCACAGTCAGGAACGAGGGCAGATCCATGGGTCCTCTCGTCTATAACGCCATAGGAGAGAGGGGAAGGAAGATACTGCTGGCTTACTTGCTCTTCTACCTGCTGATAATCTCGGCGGTGTTCATCTACCTCGTGTCGCTCTTCTGGAACGTCTTCCCCGGATCCTTCATTGCCACCATAGGCATCATAATAACCGGCCTCATAGTGGGAGAGCTCCTCTACAAGTACAAGGCTAACATCTTCGGTGTGACGGCCTTGGCTATAGCGCTGACGTTGATCAGCGTTGGGATAGGTACTGTCGTGGCTTGGCCGCCGAAGGACTTCTTCGGCCCGTGGTCCATTCAGGTGTGGTCGATAATCTTAGCGATAATACTCTTCGTCGGAGCCATAGTCCCGCTTCCCAAGTTCATCACTCCGATGAACTTCGTGGCAGTATTCCCAGCCATAGGAGGGGTCCTCCTGATAATATTCGGGGCCCTTATATCTCCTGCCACTGGCATAAAGCTCATCCAGCCAGCGTTCAAGGGATGGTATGTCCAGAATGTAGGTCCAATATTCCCAATACTCTTCGTGTCCATAGCATGCGGTGCGATATCAGGATGGCACAGCCTTGTCAGCACCTCCACGACGGGAAAGCAGCTCGATGTGGAGACCGATGCTAGGCCTGTGGGAGCTGGGGCGATGCTCACCGAGGGGCTGCTCGCCACATCGGCCCTCGCCGCTTACATGGTGGTCTCACCGGACCTCATAGCCAAGGGTAAGATATCGGCCTTCGTGAACGGAGCCACACTGCTGACCGCCCCGTTCCTCGGAGGAGATGCTTCCAAGGCGTATCTATTGACATTCTTCTCGATATTCCTCGTAATTTACGCTATAACCGTGCAGGCCCTCGTCACAAGGTATTGGCGTGTGTTCAGCGCCGAGCTCTTCAAGGGCTCTTGGGAGTGGCTCGGGAACAAGTATGTGGCCACCGTGGTAGGTCTGATACTGCCCATCATATTCGCGCTCACTGGCAGTTGGATAAACCTGTGGATATACTTCGGTGGCAGCAACCAGCTGCTCGCTGCGATGGCCCTCACGCTGGTGGCCTTCTACGTGGCCAAGATGAACAAGCCCTCGTGGTACTCCGCCGTGCCAGCCGCGTTCATGACCGTTGTTACACTCTCCGCCCTCCTCTGGGAGACATACACCTTCGGACTGAGCACCTTCGGTATAAAGAAGCCGCTGGCCAAGCCGCCGCTGACCCAGTACCCCGGGGCAGCGTGGGCCCTCAACGCGCTCTTCTTCGTCATAGGCATAATACTCTTCGTGCTGGGCATCTATATGAGCTACGCCCTCTGGAGCGCCTACTTTAAGGTCAGAAAAGGAGAAGTAGAGGCTAAGGCCGTCTCTCCCTAA